In one window of Musa acuminata AAA Group cultivar baxijiao chromosome BXJ3-2, Cavendish_Baxijiao_AAA, whole genome shotgun sequence DNA:
- the LOC135631456 gene encoding uncharacterized protein LOC135631456 yields MDGGNGIPGGMLPSSMSSGGLMGLDMSIHPQQKQQQMLHHQQQLYAHHMLPFQAPVGSDDDHQAQYANRHAQYVQAFGQAVRGKQQQPAMSSEEEAGYGEDVEEQARRGGVSQPSPSPSPWQRMKWTDNMIRLLIKVVYRVGDDGGAAGEGEQQAHVALAKGKKSAAAAAAAASALLQKKGKWKSVSRAMMENGFCVSPQQCEDKFNDLNKRYKRLNDLLGKGTACRVVENQTLLDTMDNLYPKAKEEARKLLNSKHLFFREMCAYHHAGGASSCAAPPPPQIPPPHPPDQQQQICFHHPPPAAAPPAKLPGDSRGRGTFAEEEGMAEEADDDDDVDSEEDEDDYDEEEEEEDDDMEGHGHKRHCHHHQQQPKNEEGEEDEDSKGFTAGAKRLKRASSQMSASPPHSLTLSSSSSIQQLRSEMMAVSGEGEQQQRQWLRRKATELEEQRVAYQGRAFQLERQRFKWLRFSSNKEREMERMKLDNERLRLENDRMLLLLRQKELELVHGGGALSTATVISAEAQQQQHISNADHAVVGN; encoded by the coding sequence atggatgGAGGGAATGGCATTCCGGGAGGAATGCTACCGAGCAGCATGAGCTCGGGAGGATTGATGGGCTTGGATATGTCCATCCACCCGCAACAGAAACAGCAACAGATGCTTCATCACCAACAGCAGCTGTATGCGCACCACATGTTGCCGTTCCAGGCGCCGGTGGGCAGTGATGATGACCACCAGGCGCAGTATGCCAACAGGCACGCCCAGTACGTGCAGGCGTTTGGCCAGGCCGTCCGGGGGAAACAGCAGCAGCCGGCCATGAGCTCCGAGGAGGAGGCCGGGTACGGGGAGGACGTGGAGGAGCAGGCTCGCCGCGGAGGGGTGTCGCAGCCGTCTCCGTCGCCCTCGCCGTGGCAGCGGATGAAGTGGACCGACAACATGATCCGGCTCCTCATCAAGGTGGTCTACCGCGTGGGGGACGACGGCGGCGCAGCGGGGGAGGGGGAGCAGCAGGCCCACGTCGCGCTCGCCAAGGGCAAGaagtcggcggcggcggcggccgccgCCGCGTCAGCGTTGTTGCAGAAGAAGGGAAAGTGGAAGTCGGTGTCGCGGGCCATGATGGAGAATGGCTTCTGCGTGTCGCCGCAGCAGTGCGAGGACAAGTTCAACGACCTCAACAAGCGGTACAAGCGGCTGAACGACCTCCTGGGGAAGGGCACGGCCTGCCGGGTGGTCGAGAACCAGACGCTCCTCGACACCATGGACAACCTCTACCCCAAGGCCAAGGAGGAGGCCCGCAAGCTCCTCAATTCCAAGCACCTCTTCTTCCGCGAGATGTGCGCGTACCACCACGCCGGAGGAGCCTCCTCCTGCGCCGCCCCTCCCCCTCCGCAGATACCGCCACCACATCCTCCAGATCAGCAGCAGCAGATCTGCTTCCACCACCCACCGCCTGCCGCAGCGCCCCCAGCCAAGCTTCCCGGAGATAGCAGAGGAAGAGGAACCTTCGCTGAAGAGGAGGGCATGGCGGAAGAGGCGGACGATGACGACGACGTGGACAgcgaggaggacgaggacgattacgatgaagaggaggaggaggaggacgacgacatgGAGGGTCACGGCCATAAGCGCCACTGTCACCATCACCAGCAGCAGCCCAAGAACGAGGAGGGTGAGGAGGACGAGGACAGTAAGGGATTCACGGCGGGTGCCAAGAGGCTCAAGAGGGCTTCCTCCCAGATGTCGGCGTCGCCGCCGCACTCGCTGACGTTGTCGTCATCCAGCTCCATACAGCAGCTGCGCTCCGAGATGATGGCGGTGTCCGGCGAAggggagcagcagcagcggcagtggCTGAGGAGGAAGGCAACGGAGCTGGAGGAGCAGCGGGTGGCGTACCAAGGCCGGGCCTTCCAGCTCGAGCGGCAGCGCTTCAAGTGGCTCCGCTTCAGCTCCAACAAGGAGCGGGAGATGGAGCGCATGAAGCTCGACAACGAGCGCCTCCGCCTCGAGAACGACCGCATGCTGCTGCTCCTCCGGCAAAAGGAGTTGGAACTAGTACACGGCGGCGGAGCGCTCTCCACCGCCACCGTAATCTCTGCCGaggcgcagcagcagcagcatataTCGAATGCTGATCACGCTGTCGTCGGCAATTGA